Genomic window (Gemmatimonadaceae bacterium):
AGGTCGAGGCCGGCAAGATGGAGGTTTCGGTGAGCGAGGTTACGATCGAGGAGATTGGTGGATCTCTCGACCGTGGCTTCCGGCCGATCGCGGATCAGAAAGGCCTCGACTTCAAGTTCGATGTGCACCCCGACGCGCCCTCGACGATCATCACCGATGGACAGAGAGTGGAGCAGGTGCTCAAGAACCTGCTGTCGAACGCGTTCAAGTTCACGTCTGCGGGAGGAGTCACGCTTTCAGTACGGAGAGCGGACAAGACCCGGCGGTTCCTGAATCCTGCTCTCGACGCCGCTGCAGGTGTGATTGCCTTTGCGGTGATCGATACGGGAGTCGGCATTCCCACCGACAAGCAGCGACTGATCTTCGAGGCGTTTCAGCAGGCCGATGGAACTACGAGCCGGAAGTTTGGCGGAACCGGGCTCGGACTTTCCATAAGCCGGGAGATTGCACGGTTGCTGGGCGGTGAGATCCGCGTTGAGAGCACGCCGGACAAGGGCAGCACATTCACTTTGTTTCTTCCCCTCAAGCTTCAGGAATCCGAATCCGACGCAACGCGCGGGTCGCGGTTGACTGCCATGGATGTGGTCGACGCTCCCCGCGGACCAAAAAGGTCTCAACCATCCACATGGCGTCCGACACCATCGCAGAGCACGCAGGTTCAGACTGCCCGCCCGTCGAGTCCGTCGAGTCCGTCAGGTCCATCGGGTCCGACGCCGGTGTCGTCGCACGTAGTCGGCGACCGTCGGGCAAAACAATACATCGTCGAGGATGATCACGAATCGATAGAACCCGGCGACCGCGCTGTGCTCATCGTCGAGAACGATGCGAATTTCGCGAAGATTCTTCTGGGTATGGCGAGGGATAAGGGGTTCAAGGGAATTGTGGCGCTCGAGGGGGACAGCGGACTTGCAGCGGCGCATGAGTATCGTCCTGACGCGATAACGCTGGATATCGACATGCCGGGGATGGACGGGTGGAAGGTGCTGGAACGGCTAAAACATCATCCAAACACGCGGCACATTCCTGTACACATCATCACCGGGGTCGAACGCCGGCAGCAGGGCCTCAAGGCCGGGGCGCTTGCCTACCTCGAGAAACCCGTCACCCAGGAAGCGCTCGATGATGCGTTCTCCAGGATCGCAACGTTCATCGAAGACGTTCCAAAACATCTCCTGGTCGTCGAGGATGATCAGGGACAGCGTGATGCCATCGTCGAGCTGATCGCTCACGAGGACGTCGAAATCACCGCTGTCGAAACGGCCGCTGCGGCATTTTCGGAGCTGGCGTCCAACAAGCACTATGACTGCGTCGTGCTCGATCTCGGATTGCAGGGCATGAGCGGTTTCGACTTCCTGGAACAGGTGAAATCCAACCCGGCCATGACGGATCTTCCGATCATCGTTTACACCGGCAAGGAGCTCACTCAAGCCGAGGAGACAAAGATCAAGAAGTACGCGGAAACGATCATCGTGAAAGATGTGAAATCTCCCGAGCGGCTGCTCGATGAGACAGCCCTGTTTCTTCATCGCGTCGAAGCAAAGCTCCCGGAGCAGAAGCGAAAGATGCTGGAGCAGTTACATGACGCAGACGCCGTGATCAGCGACAAGCGGGTACTGGTCGTGGACGATGACGTTCGGAACATCTTTTCGCTGACGAGCGTTCTCGAGGATCACGGGATGAACGTGAGGTTTGCCGAGAACGGCAAGGATGCTCTTGCGGCTCTCGAAGAAAACCCGGATGTGGACGTGATACTGATGGATGTGATGATGCCGGAGATGGATGGTTACGAAACGACCAGGGCGATCCGCAACATGCCTGAATTCAAATCGCTTCCGATTATTGCGCTTACCGCGAAGGCAATGAAGGGCGACAGAGAAAAATGCATTGCCGCCGGCGCCTCTGACTATATCACCAAACCGGTGGACACCGGCCAGCTCATATCACTGTTGCGCGTGTGGCTCTACAAGTAGACCGGACCGTTCCGACTGCCGCCGCGGACGTTTCCCCGTACGACGCGGAGCTCGAGCGGATAGAAATCGAGCTGCTGCTGGAGGGCGTCTACCGGCAATATGGATTCGACTTTCGCGCCTATGCCTACGCGTCCATCAGACGCCGGTTGTGGAAGAGAATCGAAGCCGAAGGGCTGGCGACGGTAAGTGCGCTGCAGGATCGCGTGTTACACGAGCCCCAGATGATGGAGAGGCTGTTACTTGACCTCTCCATCAACGTGACGGCGATGTTTCGCGATCCCACGTTCTACCGCGCGTTCCGCCAGCATGTGGTGCCCCTCCTCCGTACGTACCCATTTATCCGCATATGGCACGCGGGCTGTGCGACCGGAGAAGAAGTCTATTCGATGGCCATCCTTCTCCAGGAGGAGGGCCTGTACGAGCGGTGCCGGCTTTACGCGACCGATATCAATGAAGTGGTCCTGCAGAAAGCAAAGGAAGGAATTTTCCCGGTGGACAGGATGCAGGAGTACACCGAGAACTACATTGCCGCCGGCGGGAAGAAGGCTTTCTCTGATTATTATCTCGCGAAGTACGGTGGGGCCCTTTTCGATCCGTCTTTGACGAAGAACGTCGTTTTTTCGCTCCACAACCTCGTGACCGACAGGTCGTTCAGCGAGTTCAATGTGATTCTCTGCCGCAACGTCATGATCTATTTTGACAAGGCACTGCAGGGAAAGGTGCATAGGCTCTTTTATGAAAGTCTCGCGATGTTTGGA
Coding sequences:
- a CDS encoding protein-glutamate O-methyltransferase CheR, with product MALQVDRTVPTAAADVSPYDAELERIEIELLLEGVYRQYGFDFRAYAYASIRRRLWKRIEAEGLATVSALQDRVLHEPQMMERLLLDLSINVTAMFRDPTFYRAFRQHVVPLLRTYPFIRIWHAGCATGEEVYSMAILLQEEGLYERCRLYATDINEVVLQKAKEGIFPVDRMQEYTENYIAAGGKKAFSDYYLAKYGGALFDPSLTKNVVFSLHNLVTDRSFSEFNVILCRNVMIYFDKALQGKVHRLFYESLAMFGILAVGNRESLRFSPHEDRYEQINGPDKIYRKAR